Sequence from the Mesotoga infera genome:
TCATGCTGGGCAAACTAAGTGAGTTACCCGCCATGAACAGCGCAAGGGCAGGACCTTTACCCATTCCTAGAGACATGAGCGACTGAACGATGGGCACTTCCGTCAAAGTCGCAAAATACATGAAGGCTCCAAAGACAGATGCGAAGAGAGTTGAGCCGAACCTATTGCCTCCAAGAAGTGACTCTACAAAGCTCTGGGGAAGTGCGCTGGAAATGATTCCTGCCGCAAAAACCCCAAAGAAAAGGTAAGGAAGAATCTTCTTTGCAAAATCCCATGTTTCACCTATCCACTGATTTCTCAGTTCTCCTTTGAAACGTATAGCCATCACAAAGACTGCAATTGCTGAGATAATCAGAATTGTCGCCTTGACAATTGGATCGATAGCCAGCCCGCCAACAATCAGAAAAGTCATTTGGAGGGCCAAGAAACCAATAGCTTCAGGCCAGGAAACCTGATCATCCGATTCCTGAGTCGCAAAACCTCCCGATCCCTTTTCTCTAAAGATGCTGTGCATCGTTAAGCCTATCAGGATTGCCGAAGTCGAGGCTCCAACGATTCTCACAAGTGCTATCTCCCAGCCGATCGCGCTTCCGGTAAGAAAGATCGCAGCAACGTTTATCGCCGGACCGCTGAAGAGAAAGGCAACTGCCGGTCCTAGACCGGCGCCCCTTTTGTAGATACCACCGAAAAGAGGAAGAATCGTACACGAG
This genomic interval carries:
- a CDS encoding permease, with product MEKDLKKEVTKFGLLATGFFVFYLLPFESKYVQDAIISGFTMLGSYAREHVLLCLVPAFFIAGTITVFIRKDAILKLLGPDARKIISYPIAAISGGILAVCSCTILPLFGGIYKRGAGLGPAVAFLFSGPAINVAAIFLTGSAIGWEIALVRIVGASTSAILIGLTMHSIFREKGSGGFATQESDDQVSWPEAIGFLALQMTFLIVGGLAIDPIVKATILIISAIAVFVMAIRFKGELRNQWIGETWDFAKKILPYLFFGVFAAGIISSALPQSFVESLLGGNRFGSTLFASVFGAFMYFATLTEVPIVQSLMSLGMGKGPALALFMAGNSLSLPSMIVITRLLGKKRAFTYFGLVVVFSTLWGFIYGNLF